In Planctomycetia bacterium, one genomic interval encodes:
- the panB gene encoding 3-methyl-2-oxobutanoate hydroxymethyltransferase: MTSTKPFTVPDCIQAKVQSRKIVVVTAYDFPTAQMLDQAGVDILLVGDSLGMVVQGHPHSLTVTLEDMIYHSSLVARGARRSLVVTDMPFMSYQISPEQALENAGRLVQEGGAHAVKLEGGVRTAAAIETVTQAHIPVMGHIGLTPQSIHQFGGFRVQRDEAQLLDDAQAVQEAGAFALVLEGMPSALGEKITKSLSIPTIGIGAGAGCDGQVLVFHDLFQYGVGHRPKFVKSYANLNQVITEGTRHFIDEVRSGAFPGEAQQYSS; encoded by the coding sequence ATGACGAGCACCAAGCCATTTACTGTGCCAGATTGTATCCAGGCTAAAGTCCAGTCACGCAAGATCGTGGTGGTGACCGCCTATGATTTCCCGACAGCCCAGATGCTGGATCAGGCAGGGGTCGACATCCTCCTGGTGGGTGATTCACTTGGCATGGTGGTACAGGGACATCCCCATTCACTGACGGTCACTCTGGAAGACATGATCTATCACAGCTCTCTCGTCGCGCGAGGCGCACGCCGCAGCCTGGTGGTCACCGATATGCCCTTTATGAGTTATCAGATCAGCCCGGAGCAGGCCCTGGAAAATGCGGGCCGCCTGGTGCAGGAAGGTGGGGCCCATGCGGTCAAACTCGAAGGCGGAGTCCGCACCGCCGCAGCCATCGAAACAGTTACGCAGGCACATATTCCCGTCATGGGGCACATCGGCCTGACTCCTCAATCCATTCATCAGTTCGGAGGTTTCCGCGTTCAGCGCGACGAAGCACAGTTGCTCGATGACGCCCAGGCGGTGCAGGAAGCCGGCGCCTTTGCCCTGGTGCTGGAAGGCATGCCATCGGCACTGGGTGAAAAAATTACGAAGTCTCTCTCGATTCCCACCATTGGCATCGGAGCTGGAGCTGGCTGCGATGGCCAGGTGCTGGTGTTTCATGACCTGTTTCAGTATGGCGTGGGGCATCGGCCCAAGTTTGTCAAATCATATGCGAACCTCAATCAAGTCATCACCGAAGGAACCAGGCATTTCATCGATGAAGTACGCAGTGGCGCTTTCCCCGGCGAAGCCCAGCAGTATTCCAGTTAA